CGGCCATCGCCGTTCTTTATCGTATCTATGGATCTCACTTTGACCTGCGCGCACAATACACGCATGCGCAAGTTCCAGGAGCCGTGAATACGGACACTCTTTTTGTCGGAGTCGGTTACAACTTTACTGATGCTCGTGAAGAGGTCGTTCGCAGAAATATTGAAGCCAGCGTATGGGGAGGAAACTCCCACACCACTCGCGGTGGAGCAGACATGGTTCGCGGCTTCCAAGTGGAGGTGCAAAAACTTGCGACTCCGAATGTTGCTTACTCTGTCAGCGTGATTCATGAAGGAAATACGGGCGTTGTCGATCGCAAAGGTGTAGCCGGACAAGTTTGGTATGTGACGAAGACTGAAAACAATTGGACCTTCAGTGTTGGCGCGGGACCTTACATCGCACGCGATGACATTGAAGATCGTACAAAACTTTTAGGTCTTGTGAGTTTAGGTGCTTCTAAGAACGTCACAAAAACTGTGAAAGTCGGCGTTCGTTTTAATCGCGTTGTCACTGGCAATCACAAAGACCAAGACATGTTCCTGATCGGTGTCGAGAAGAAATTCTAAGACGACACAGCCGCTGCGCTCTTCGCGGGCTTCTTAAAGAAATAAGTCGTTCCCGCGATAAGTACAAAAATCAGTGCCACAATACAAACACCCGTCCACTGCGCCTGTGACCAGGCAATACTGGCGAGCAAAGATCCTGCGGCTCCCCCGATAAAATAAAAAAACATATAGGCCGTGTTCAGTCGGCTTCGAGCCTCAGGAATCAATGAAAACACCCGGCTCTGATTGGACACGTGAGCTACTTGCAATCCCACATCCATGATCACAACTCCAATACTAAGAGCGATCAAAGAAGTTCCTCCCCAGAAAAGATAAATCAAAAATGAAATTCCCATCATGGCGATGCCATAGCCCACCGTCTGACGTGGACTGCGACGGTCGGCAAGTCTCCCCACAAGAGGAGCTGCCAACGCTCCCGACGCTCCTAAAATTCCAAAAAGTCCCACTGTCTTCGCTCCGAGGTTGAAAGCAGGAGATTCCATCAAATAAATCAACGTAGCCCAGAAGGCACTAAAAGCACCAAACATCATCGAGCCAAACACCATCGACTCACGAAGAACGGGAAGCTCTTTCACGAGTTGAATAACGGATTTGAGAAGTCCCACATAACTTCCCGAAAAGCTCGGTTCACTTTGTGGAAGGGCTCCGCGCAAAACGAAAGCTAAGATGACGAGCACAACAGAAGCCGAACCGAACATCACGCGCCAACCAAAAAGGTCGCCGATAAAACCAGAAACTGTGCGTGCTAAAAGAATTCCTAAAAGCATTCCACTCATCACCATACCCACCGTCTGTCCCCTTTTTTGTGGAGAAGAAAGATGAGCAGCAAAAGGAATAATATATTGCGGAGTCATTGTCGCAAGACCCAAGAGCAGACTTAAAACAATCACGAAATAAATATTCGGCGACAACGCCACACCAATCAAACAAACTGCTGACACCAGTGTTGAAATAAAAATCAGACGACGTCTTTCAAAGCGGTCGCCTAAAGGACTTAAGAAAAACATGCCGAGGGCATATCCCAACTGCGTGCCTGTCGGAATCCATCCCATCACAGCGGCACTGGCTCCAAAAGTATTTTGAATTTGATGAAGCAGTGGTTGGCAGTAATAAAGATTTGCAACACACAACCCCGTTGCAACCGTCATCACCCAAAGGACAAAAGAAGTAAGATTTTGTTTCATAGATAGCCTCAGACTCGAAAGGTACGGACTTACTTTTGGTTGATACTTGCGTCTAACGCGCAAGCGCTACCAAAAGTAAGTCCGTACCTATTAAAAAAGGGGCTTTGTCAGCCCCTTTTTGTTTTAAACGTATGATCCTCTTTTGATTTTTTCCAGGATCAGTTTCTCTGTTTTGATTGGATCTTTTGGATCGACAGAGAAGTAAGATTGCTGCTCGCAACGTACTTTTTCTTTGATCAACCAGCGGAGGATGTCCGCCAAGTTTTTATTTTTCTTGTCCAAGAAGAACGGATCGTTTTCCAAAGCATCTTTGGCTTTTTTCAAAGCGCGCGCTTCGGCTGGATCGGATTCTCTGACTTTGTAGTGAGGAAGATCGTATTTTTTTACGTCTTCTGGCAACACACCCAAGAATTTTACATTCGGTGCAGAGAAGTCAGCGTTACGGATCAAAGAGGCCGCAGAACCGGCTTTCAAAGTACGGTAGATGTTTTGCAATGTGTACGCATCGAGATCTCCGAAGAAGTACATTGGCACGTCCAACTCTTCTTGGATCAATTTGGCCCAACCACGAACACCGTTTGACGGAACCCCTTGAGCACCCATCACGATACAGTTGTTACGTTTTGTGAATCCCATTGTAACCAGCGTATTCGCCGTACCTTCAGATTCCACGATCAAGCAGAAATCGATTTTCTTTTTCGCTTTTAGTTTCAAAGCTTGCGGTTTGTTCTTCGGTTGGAACGGAGATGTTCCCAATGTCGAAAGATCAATCACCGCGCGGTCACCGTCTGGCAAAGTCTCAGTCACAACCAATTGTTGAGAATAAGTCTGCCCACCACGGTCATTGGCGAAAACGTTTAATTCTTCACGATACACTTCAAGCATATCCCCGATAAAATCGATGATTGCATCTGATTCCGGTTGGTCTTCGAAATCCAAAGGTTTCAAACGTGGGTTGCCTTTGATTTCACCTTTACAGATGTAGTAAAGCTCACGCTTCGTATTGACGTTTCCAACATCCAGGTTACGAAGCAGGATTTCAAGAATGAAAACCACACGCGCAAGTTTTTGCACGGAAGACACGTTCAATTCCGTACGAACAACTTTATCACCCGGAGTGAGGTAACCCACTTTCGAGTTGTACAAAGAGTTGTCCAAAGATGTTTTGACCGCCTCTAAAACAGGGCGCTTCGACATCTCAAGGTCTTTCAACATTTTGTCAGCCAAAATGCGGGCTTCTTTAGGAATATCAATTTTTAATTCGCGAATGCTTAATAGTTTTGCCATTACGCTTTTTTCCCAGTCGTTTTCTTAGTAGTAGTTACGGCTTTTTTGGTCGTTGTTTTCTTTGTTCCTTGCGGTTCAGAAGCCTCTTCAACCAACTCTTCAGAAGAAATCACGTCGATATCTTCGTCGTCTCCGTGAGAAATACCTTTTTTCTTCTCGCGTTGTTTTTGCGCAAGAAGTTTGGATTCCGCGGCTTCCAAGTCAGCCATCGCCTCTTCAGAGTCACGGCCCAAAAGTTTTTTCAAACCTTCTTCCGCTTTTTTCTTACGAGATTCTGGAGCTTTGATGATGCTTGCCAAACCTTCAACAAGGATGGGACCAAACTGCTCGATGTGCGCCAATTTTCTTTCAAGGTCGGCTTCTTTCACTTCTTTTTTGATGTGACGAGAAAGCTTTTGACCTGCTTGGATCAACGCCAAACGGATTTCTGCTACCAACTCTTCGGAAGCATCAATCGTTTCTTTCGAAGCATTTTTAAATTTAATGAATGGAGACACGATGGAAACCGCGAAAATATACGGTCCTAGCGGCAAGCTGTCTTTCGGCTGGCCCAAACCATATGTTTTCCAGTTCACAGACTCAATCGCCCATGTGATCGCGCAACCGGATTTATCGAATTGCAATGGAACACGGTTCGCAAAACGAAGCAAAGTCACTGGAGAATCCGGAGATTGATTGCGGTCTTTAAAACGCGCCAAAGCGACTTCCACCACGACAGGTTTAAAGTCACAGATAGTCGGTTTACGAGTCACAACCGCGAAGAAGTCGATTTCACCTAGACGAATAATCGACTTAGAAAGAGCTTCCTCCCCCACAGTCAAAACAGATCTTGTCGATGGCGCCATCAACTCTGTGTTTTGCACAGCTTGGAAAACTTTTTTGAAGTCTTCTTCAGTAAGTGACGTCAAAGGCTTTTCAAGAAGGCTTTTTGGAAGACCTTTTTTCACGAACTCTGAAATAGATTGATCAGAAATACGAGAGAAACCTGTCTTCAAGAACTTAGATAAAGTCGTTTTACCGAACAAAGTGGAATGAGTGATGAACTCACCTAGTTTGAACGTGTGAGGATGTGGCAAAGACGCCTCTGGAATTTGCGGAACTTCTTGGCTCACGCGAGTCACAGTGACGAAATCGTTCTCCATCAATTTATAAGTGACAGTCATATGAGGGTTCACAAGGATTGTGCCCTCAATATAAGTCACGATACCACCGTCACCGTTAAGCTGAATACGTCCGTCAAGAACGAACTCAACGCGAGTTCCGTGGTCACGATCCCAATCCAAAGTTTCTTTATTTTTTAGAACACCCGTATTGGATTTGATATCCACGTCGACTTGTGCCGACACGGCTTTACGCATTTTTTTAGTCTTAGAAACAACGTTCACACCACGGGCATTGGTCATTTGCGCCCATGTTGTTGCTGCAGAAATACCGATACCTTGTTGTCCGCGTGAACATTGTCCACGGCCAAATTTAGAAGACGCAAGATACTCACCATATACTTTTGCGAGATCTTCAGCTTCGATTCCCGGCCCGTTATCTTCGACAACGATGCGAATTAAATCAGTATTTTTAGTTGAACCAGTTCCGACTTTTGAAACTTCAATCAAAAGATCTGGAAGAATACCGGCCTGCTCACACGCATCCAAAGAGTTGTCTACGGCCTCTTTCAAAGTCGTCAAAACGGCTTTCAATGGAGACGAGAATCCCACTTGTTGGAGGTTCTTCGCAAAATATTCAGCGGTACTACTTTTAGTAATCTTACTCACGGTCGCTTGATCCTTCACGAGATGTTAACGAAAATTAATGAATGACTTTGTTAGGTTAACGCCAACGCAGGGGGTTAAAGCAAGACTAAAGCCTCAACGCTGCGTGGTGTAATTTTGAATATGAGGAATCACAACTCACAACTAAACAAATTTGATGTTACAAAACTTCCTATGAATTCATCATCCGGATTGAGCTTATCACAGAGATTCAAAGTTCATAGTGAGAATATTTGCGCCTTGATCGGCGAGACAGGTTTGGTAATTCGTCCCTATTCCAATTCCTCTCTCTCGTTTTTTGCATTGCTTCCAAGTGAAGAGCAGCTTCAGGTGATCCGCGATTTGCAAATTTATTATCAAATCTGTCTCGATGTGAAAATGGAGGGTGGATTTTTAAGAGACCCTCGTCACTTTACCGAAAAAGCACTTCTGCGACTGGGACTGGAAGCAGACTCGTTTATTCTTGATCAAATTCGACCGAATCATCTCGTTGAAGCATATAGTTTTTCGCAGACGCAGATTTTTCGAACTCTGCTCTTTTTTGAGGTTTGCAGCTACACCCTCGAAGATCTTTACTGTCGTAAATGGTACAACCTCTACGAGCGAACCGCTGAGGATCAGAGAAGTCTTGAAGAGACGCTGAAAACTTTTATGGCGGATATTTCAAAACCTTTGGCAGTTCACAATAAAGAACATGTGATTAAAGAGAGAGACTCCTTAGAACGTCTAGCCATCCGCAATCAAATGTTATGGATGGCTCCTCTGAAAAAAGATGGAAATACAGAGGCTATCTTGACCATAGCCACGGCGTCGCTCGCATAGAGTTCCAATTCAACGTCTCAAACTGAGAAAAACCCCACCAATAATTTATAAAAATCCTTGCAGAGCCGATAAGTTAACCATGAACTTTCCCGGTACGTACTTGGTGCTATTCTTGTCGTTCTTCATTTCGTCCTTTGTTCAGGCGGCCCCTAATGCTTTGACTTATCAGGGACGTATTTTGAAGGCTGACGGAACTCCGTTAACCTACAATAACACTAGTTTTCTTTTTGAAATCACGAATCCTGCCGGCACTTGTGTGATTTATCGCGAGCAGCGCGACGGCATCAACATGCTTAATTCAGGTGGTGTCTTTGACATCCCCATTGGATCTGGCACAAAACTTTTTCCAACAGATCCTTTGGTCACACTTTTAGATTCTTTTAACAATTCCAAGATTCATGATTGTTACGGTGGTTCGACTTATGCTGCTTCCGCCGGAGACATCCGTCTTTTGAAAGTTCAGTTCCACGATGGCAGTGGTTGGAAGGTGATTTCACCATCAAGTGAAATTCGCTCTGTTCCCTATTCTGCTTACGCTCTTTCGGCACAAAAACTGGGAACAAAAACGGAGAATGACTTCTTCGTAAAAACGGGAGTGCCAAGCTGTGCCGGGAATGAATTTTTAACTTGGAATGGAGCCGCTCTTTCTTGTGCCCCTGTGACAGGTGCGAGTGGTGGTACTGTGACGAGCGTCACGTCTTCGAACTCTTATGTAACGATTACGAATAATACTTCGACTCCTGTCGTGACTTTGAATGTTGGTACGACGGCAGGAACTGTGGCTGCTGGTAACGATGCGCGCTTTAGTGACGCGCGTGTTCCTACGGGTGCTGCTGGTGGAGATTTAGCGGGAACTTATCCGAATCCTTCCGTGGCGAAAATTCAAAGTGTTGCGGTTTCTAATGCAGCACCTACCAACGGGAATTTTTTAAAGTTTGATGGCACTCAGTGGATTGGTGCTGCCATTGGGATGAGTGATGTTACGAATTTGAATTCCTCTTTGAGTAATTATCATACGGTGGCTGCGTTTAATTCTGCCGTGGGAAGTGCTAACTGTGCGGCTCATCAGACTCCTTATTGGAATTCGGTTTCTGGTTCTTTTCAATGTCAGTCCATCAACGTTTCTGTTGCGGGTGACGTGAGCGGAACCATTGGTGCTGTTTCCGTAAATAAAATCAAAGGTGTTGATGTTGATACGACCGGATTAACTTCTGGCCAGGTTTTAAAATATGATGGCACGAAGTGGGCTCCGGCGGCGGATTCAAATGCTGGTGGGACTGTTACGAATATTGCGACTGGTACGGGTTTAAGTGGCGGACCTATCACATCTACAGGAACTATTTCTTTAGCTAACACTGCGGTGACTTCTGGATCTTATGGTTCAACTACACAAGTAGGTACTTTTACCGTTGATGCTCAAGGACGTTTAACTGCGGCTTCAAATTCAGCCATCGCATTTCCTGTGACTTCTGTTGCAACTAAAATTGGTGCTGTCACTTTAGATTATGGTGACATAAACAGTGCCGCTTCAAAATATCTCACTTACAAACCTAACAATGTCGCTTGTGCTGATGGCCAAGTGATTAAGTGGATCGCTGCCAACTCTCGTTGGGAGTGTGCAAGTGATACAGATACCAACGCTGGCGGTACTGTTACGAATATCGCGACAGGTACAGGTCTTAGCGGTGGACCGATTACTTCTACTGGAACTATTTCTTTAGCAAACACGGCCGTGACGGCAGGATCTTATACTCGCGCAAATATAACTGTCGATGCTCAAGGTCGCTTGACCGCTGCAAGCAATGGTGCGGCTGTGAATCTTGCAACTGAAGTCACTGGCACTCTGCCAGTAGCGAATGGTGGTACAGGACAGACAACAGTGACGGCGGCATTCAACGGTCTTTCTCCAAGCACAACTAAAGGTGATTTGATTGTTCATGATGGTACGAATGATATTCGTTTGCCTGTCGGAACAAATGGACAAGTATTATCAGCAAACTCTGCGCAGGCATCGGGTCTTCAGTGGATCACACCAACAAACGGAACTGTAACGAATGTTACGGGAACAGCTCCGATTGTTGTGGCGACAGGCTCAACGACTCCCGCAATTTCAATTAACGATGCAACCACTTCAACAAAAGGGGCTGTGCAAGTTGGTGCGGGTATCGCTGTGACATCAGGAACTATCAGTGCTGATCCAGCGAACTTCCCTTCTGCTGTGCCGGTTAATAAAGGTGGTACTGGAGCAACTTCTCTTACAGCAAATAGACTTCTTGCTTCGAATGGAACTGGTTCTGCAGTAACCACATTTAACTGCGCCGTCGGTCAGATGATTTCTTTCGATGCCACGGGGTTGATGATTTGCTCAACCTTCACAACAGGTTCCGTGTTTTTAAACGGTGGAAACTCTTTTGGTGCGGACGCGACGTTAGGAACCAACGATAACTACGCTTTAAATCTCGAAACTAACAATGCGACACGAATGACCGTCACTTCTAGCGGTTATGTCGGAATTGGAACCTCAAGCCCGGCGGCTCAGCTTCACGTATACAACGCAGCTTCAAATCCTCCTGGCACGACTGCAAAATTTCAACTGGCGCCCGCTCTTACTGCGGATATGCCTTCAAACCTTCATGGATCGTGGTCCACGATCATGCCGAGCACTTCGTATAATTTTACCGGTGCTTTATACGGAGCTGTGAACCGTATCGAAACGGCGGCCGGTCAAACGGGAACAATAAACGGTGCGCTGGGCTCCGTTAGTGATGTTTATCATAAATCTGCCAGCCCTATTTCTGCCGCGACAGGAGCTTCGGGAGCGATCTACAATCAATCAACAGGCACCATCAGTTCTGCCAAAGCCGGTTCGTTCAGCGTTTCCAATACGGGCGGAGGAACGGTCACAACAGGATATGGCGTTTATATCGGTCCTGTGGAGGCGACAAATAAATATGGCCTCTATCAATCAGATGCAACGAACACGAACTATTTCGCAGGAAACGTGGGCATCGGAGCCGCGAGCCCCGTTCAGACTCTTCACATAGCTGGCGGTGGTGGTGAAGAAGGTTCCCCCGGAATTTTCATCCAAGATCCGACGACAAGCAATGCTTATGGAGGCAGCCTTTACTATGACGATCGCGGCGGCTTGAATGTTTTCAAAATGGGTGTCGTCAGTAACAACGCCGAGACGGGCTATATTGCTATGAACCGTGACAACGGAAACTTGGGTTTGGGTATTGCAAATCCTCTCTTTAAATTTCACATAAATGGTGATTCACCAGGAAACGCGGATCAAACAGTTGTTCAGATTGGTAACCCTGCAGCCACGGGCGCGGGACCTCTGTACTTAACCTACAATGCGCCGATGCTTTCAGGGAACTCTTACTTTAATAACGGATGGAAGTATGGCGGAGGCGCTGGTAAACCCGCGAGCATCGGCCTGGCGAATGGAATTTCATTTCAAACAGATGATGCGGCTGTAGGTGCAGCAGGAGCCGCGGTCAACTTTACAACTAAAATGACGCTGACCTCGGCTGGCAATTTAGGTATTGGTACGGCTTCTCCAAATGCCTTGCTTCATGTGAATGGGAGTGCCTATGTTAATTCAATCATCGGTGGACAGCTTAATGGCTCAGGCAATTTCCATCTTGATGCATGGAATACCGGCGCAGATAGAGGTGTGTATCTAAATTGGTCCGGCGGAACCGGCGGAGCCAAAGTCGGAAACGGTTCATCCAACTGGGGACCCATTTCTGCTTCGGCCTTCAACACGTCTTCCGACAGACGCTTGAAAGAAAATATTCATACAATTCCGCAAGTCTTAGACAAAGTTCTTCAACTTGATCCGGTGACATTCACGTGGAAAGATCCGATCCGTAACAAACAAGAAGGCGAAAGACTTGGTTTGATTGCGCAAAATGTAGAAAAAATCTTTCCTCAAGCCGTGCGTGTTGATCATGGAGAAAACACCCTTCCTGGTGGCACCAAGCTTGTGACATATCCGGATTTGATTGCTCCGCTTATAGGCGCGATCAAAGAACTCTACCACAAGTGGACGAGTGATTCTCAAGAATTGCATGAGACCATTGACAGACAATCACGTGAGATTGCTTCTATTAAAGAAGAGAACAACCAAGTGAAGACTGAGAACGAAAGAATTAAAAAAGAGAATGAAGAGATCAAAGCCCGTCTAGACCGACTGGAAAAACTTGTCTCACACTGAGACTGCTTTCTTACTTTTGTCTTAAAATAAGGTATTTTCTTAATCGAACCTTAACGGCTACTTAGGGAACACCCGATAAGTAAGACATGACCTGGTTGAACTCTCGAACGTACATGTATTTCCTGGTTACATTCTTTGTGCAGTTTTCACTGCATGCAGCGCCTAATGCTTTAACCTATCAGGGACGTATTCTTAAAGCCGACGGCTCTCCTCTTGAATACAATAACACCAGTTTCTTATTTGAAATTACAAGTCCCAATGGCAACTGCGTGATCTATCGTGAACAACGTGACGGCGTGAACATGGTCAACTCCAAAGGGGTCTTTGATGTGCCGATTGGATCCGGCACGAAGTTGTTTCCAACAGATCCATTGTTCACGCTTTTAGATTCTTTTAATAACTCAAAAACTCATGACTGTTATGGTGGAGCGACTTACACGGCTGCTACTGGCGACATTCGCCTTTTGAAGGTTCAGTTTCATGATGGCAGTGGTTGGAAAGTGATTTCTCCTTCGAGTGAAATCCGCTCAGTGCCCTACTCTGCTTATGCTTTGTCGGCAGAGAAGTTGGGCACAAAAACAGAGAGTGACTTCGTTTTGAAAACAGGAGTTCCAACTTGTTCATCAAATGAGTTTTTAAGCTGGAATGGCTCCGCGATGTTTTGTGCTCCGGTTACCGGAGCGAGCGGTGGCACAGTGACGAATGTGACTTCGACAAATGGTTATGTCACGGTCACCAATAACACTTCGACCCCGACCGTGACATTGAATGTAGGCACAACGGCAGGAACTGTGGCTGCTGGTGATGATGCGCGCTTTACAAATGCTCGTATTCCAACAGGACCTGCTGGCGGAGATTTATCCGGGACTTATCCAAACCCTTCAGTGGCTAAGCTTCAGGGAGCCACAGTTTCTAATGCAACCCCGATTTCAGGGCACTTTTTAAAGTTTGACGGAACTCAGTGGGGTGGCTCTGCGATTGCGATCAGTGATGTTACGAATTTGTCTTCGACTTTAAGTGGTTATCATACGATTGCGGCGTTTAATTCCGCAGTGGGAAGTGCGAACTGTGCGGCACATCAGACTCCGTACTGGAATTCGATCTCTGGATCTTTTCAATGTCAGGCGATCAATGTTTCTGTTGCGGGTGACGTGAGTGGAACCATTGGCGCTGTATCTGTTAACAAAATCAAAGGTGTTGATGTTGATACAACCGGATTAACTTCTGGCCAAGTTTTAAAATACGACGGAACAAAGTGGGCTCCGGCTAATGATTCAAATGCAGGCGGTACTGTCACAAACGTTGCAACTGGTACTGGTCTTAGTGGTGGACCTATTACTTCTACAGGAACTATCTCTTTAGCTAACACCGCAGTGACTGTGGGTTCCTATGGTTCCACAACTCAAGTTGGAACTTTCACTGTTGATGCTCAAGGACGTTTAACTGCGGCTTCAAATTCAGCAATTGCATTTCCCGTGACTTCGGTTGCAACTAAGACTGGTGCAGTGACTTTGGATTATGGCGATATTAACAATGCGGCCTCTAAATATTTGACTTATAAGCCCAACAACGTGGCATGTGCTGATGGCCAAGTCATTAAATGGATCGCCGCCAACTCCCGTTGGGAATGTGCAAACGATGTCGATACAAATGCTGGTGGAACTGTTACAAACGTAACAAGTGCTAATAGCTATTTGTCTGTAGCAACAGGAAACACAACTCCCGTTCTAACTTTGAATGTAGGTACAGTTGCTAACACTGTCGCTGCTGGTAATGACCTGCGTTTTACAGATGCTCGCACACCAACAGGCGCAGCGGGTGGAGACCTTAATGGAACTTATCCAAATCCAACATTAGTAGCAACGGCTGTCACTGCAGGTTCCTATGGTTCAACTACGCAAGTTGGAACATTCACTGTAGATAGCAAAGGCCGCTTAACAGCAGCTTCAAATGCAGCCATCGCGTTCCCCGTGACTTCAGTCGCAACAAAAACTGGTGCAGTCACTTTAGATTATGGTGACATAAACAATGCCGCTTCAAAATATCTAACTTACAAACCAAACAACGTCGCTTGTACCGACGGCCAAGTTTTGAAATGGATTGCAGCAAACAATCGTTGGGAATGTGCGAACGACACGGACACTTCGTCCGGCGGCACCGTTACGAATATCGCAACAGGCACTGGATTAAGTGGTGGACCCATCACTTCAACTGGAACTATTTCTTTAGCAAACACAGCTGTGACTGCGGGATCTTATACTCGGGCCAATATCACTGTCGATGCTCAAGGTCGTTTAACCGCTGCGAGTAATGGTGCTGCCGTAAACTTAGCAACCGAAGTCACGGGCACTTTACCGATTGTAAATGGCGGTACGGGACAGACGACAGCGACGGCGGCTTTCAATGGTCTTTCACCAAGCACCACGAAAGGTGACTTGATTGTTCATGATGGTACGAACGATATTCGTTTGCCGGTCGGAACCAACGGACAAGTTCTATCAGCAAACTCGGCGCAAGCATCAGGTCTTCAATGGATCACTCCAACAAATGGAACCGTGACTAATGTCACTGGAACGGCTCCGATTGTTGTTGCGACAGGTTCGACAACTCCTGCGATTTCAATTAATGATGCAACGACATCAGCAAAAGGTGCCGTTCAAGTTGGTGCTGGTATTGCTGTGACAGCAGGAACTATCAGTGCAGATCCTGCGAACTTTCCTTCTACCGTTCCTGTGAGCAAAGGTGGTACAGGAGCGGCCTCCTTCACAGCGAATAGATTGATCGTTTCAAACGGCAGCGGAAACGCGCTTTCGACTTTCAACTGCAGCATAGGTCAAATCGTCACTTTTGATGCTTCTGGAATCATGGGTTGTACCAACTATTCATCTTCAGGAGTTTTCGCTAACGGCGGAAATAGCTTTGCCGCTGATGCCACTCTAGGTACCAACGACACCTATGCTTTGAACTTTGAAACAAACAACGCCGCAAGAATGACAATCACATCCGGCGGTAACGTCGGGATTGCAACAACATCTCCAAGCACAACTTTAGAAGTGGTCGATACAACCGGCAATACAAGTCGCGGGATCACGTCGACAACATACGCCACATCAAATCCCGGTGGACTTGTACAAACTCGCGGAGCCCGAGGCACAGCAAGTGCTCCGACGGCATTGAACAATCTGGATACTTTCTCTTGGTTTGCGATGGCCGGTTATGACGGAACTGCGTTTTCTGTTCAGACTCAACCCACTGGAGTCAGTGGTGCCGCCACAGAAAACTGGTCGTCAACAGGTCATGGTTCTGCCTTGCGTTTTACAACGACAACCAATGGAGCAGTGAACGGCGCAGAAAGAATGCGCATTGATCACAACGGAAACGTTGGTATAAATACCGTGGCTCCGACAGCAAAGTTGGAAGTTGCTGGCGATGCCAAAGTCACGGGTAATTTATTTGGTGCTGTTAAAGACACTTCAGGTAATGCGCTCAAATCCTGTGCAGGAAGATCTGGTACAACCTGGACTTACTATTCCATCAATGCAGCAAGCACAGGATCTTGTGGTGCTTACATCGACGTCAACACAGCAGCATGTGGATTCACAACTGTGTTTAAATATTTCCCAAGTCTCGGGGGAAGTGGCGGTCATTGGGTCACGACAGGAGGAAACTCCGTTTACAATCCGACGGCAACGGGCTTTCGTATTTACATCAATTTAAATGGCTCTTACGACGCAACGACTTGCAACGCTTCAACCCTTCCCCACAACTCTTTGGTATTTTATATCGACTGGCTCGCCGTCGGAATGTAGTCAGTCCTCAGAGGAGG
This region of Bdellovibrio sp. BCCA genomic DNA includes:
- a CDS encoding tail fiber domain-containing protein yields the protein MNFPGTYLVLFLSFFISSFVQAAPNALTYQGRILKADGTPLTYNNTSFLFEITNPAGTCVIYREQRDGINMLNSGGVFDIPIGSGTKLFPTDPLVTLLDSFNNSKIHDCYGGSTYAASAGDIRLLKVQFHDGSGWKVISPSSEIRSVPYSAYALSAQKLGTKTENDFFVKTGVPSCAGNEFLTWNGAALSCAPVTGASGGTVTSVTSSNSYVTITNNTSTPVVTLNVGTTAGTVAAGNDARFSDARVPTGAAGGDLAGTYPNPSVAKIQSVAVSNAAPTNGNFLKFDGTQWIGAAIGMSDVTNLNSSLSNYHTVAAFNSAVGSANCAAHQTPYWNSVSGSFQCQSINVSVAGDVSGTIGAVSVNKIKGVDVDTTGLTSGQVLKYDGTKWAPAADSNAGGTVTNIATGTGLSGGPITSTGTISLANTAVTSGSYGSTTQVGTFTVDAQGRLTAASNSAIAFPVTSVATKIGAVTLDYGDINSAASKYLTYKPNNVACADGQVIKWIAANSRWECASDTDTNAGGTVTNIATGTGLSGGPITSTGTISLANTAVTAGSYTRANITVDAQGRLTAASNGAAVNLATEVTGTLPVANGGTGQTTVTAAFNGLSPSTTKGDLIVHDGTNDIRLPVGTNGQVLSANSAQASGLQWITPTNGTVTNVTGTAPIVVATGSTTPAISINDATTSTKGAVQVGAGIAVTSGTISADPANFPSAVPVNKGGTGATSLTANRLLASNGTGSAVTTFNCAVGQMISFDATGLMICSTFTTGSVFLNGGNSFGADATLGTNDNYALNLETNNATRMTVTSSGYVGIGTSSPAAQLHVYNAASNPPGTTAKFQLAPALTADMPSNLHGSWSTIMPSTSYNFTGALYGAVNRIETAAGQTGTINGALGSVSDVYHKSASPISAATGASGAIYNQSTGTISSAKAGSFSVSNTGGGTVTTGYGVYIGPVEATNKYGLYQSDATNTNYFAGNVGIGAASPVQTLHIAGGGGEEGSPGIFIQDPTTSNAYGGSLYYDDRGGLNVFKMGVVSNNAETGYIAMNRDNGNLGLGIANPLFKFHINGDSPGNADQTVVQIGNPAATGAGPLYLTYNAPMLSGNSYFNNGWKYGGGAGKPASIGLANGISFQTDDAAVGAAGAAVNFTTKMTLTSAGNLGIGTASPNALLHVNGSAYVNSIIGGQLNGSGNFHLDAWNTGADRGVYLNWSGGTGGAKVGNGSSNWGPISASAFNTSSDRRLKENIHTIPQVLDKVLQLDPVTFTWKDPIRNKQEGERLGLIAQNVEKIFPQAVRVDHGENTLPGGTKLVTYPDLIAPLIGAIKELYHKWTSDSQELHETIDRQSREIASIKEENNQVKTENERIKKENEEIKARLDRLEKLVSH